In Bactrocera neohumeralis isolate Rockhampton chromosome 5, APGP_CSIRO_Bneo_wtdbg2-racon-allhic-juicebox.fasta_v2, whole genome shotgun sequence, the genomic window caaaacaaaatgtgcaaaattgacaattttatgaaaatttacttgaaattttagtCGAACTCGAAATTGGGTAAATATCCATGTATTAAGTAAGCAaatgaaattgcagaaaaaattggggttttatatttaattttcgaactaaattttaggaaaaaaatactAGGCATATTCTTGGAGGTGAAAGTCTGTTTTATTGTAACACTTTGataccaaattttattatttacacaaaatcaaatatatgtatgtttttatttttactaaatttagtttttttattattacctttGATTTACCACCTTTATCATGGCACTGGCCTGAACGGCAGCGCTGTGAggagttcaaaacttttttatgcttTATGTACGGTATTTCTCGTTTATatttacacacgcacacacattagATTTTATATAGTTGACAACTGAAAAGTCCACATACGATATGCGAGTAAGTGTTTCGATCCGCACGCATACCTATTTATGGGGTACCGTTAACATTATTTCAGCATTTCTCATTAGATATGCGTATATACTTAGTTTGAACTAAAGTGCTTTACTAACACACTTACGAATTAAATTCactaataaatatagtttagaaaattaatgttttatataatatactttacatacatacataaatacatacatacgagtataatcATTATGCGTTTGTGCATATGAAGGAGTAGGAAAGGCAAGAAACTGATtttgtaaatgagaaaagtgtATGAGAACGATATATAATATCCATTAaatagcaaatagaattttataaaacttgtaaaaaagtgtatgtaatgaaacgaatacataaatatatgtatatacatacatatatatatgtatatatgatgaatatgtatatgataaaaATGTAAACCTAAAACTTGTACACAAAAGTCTCCAGAGCgtgacaaaagcaaaataaagttTATAGTTCATTACACATGTAAGTAACGTATGTAAGagtaattttattgtaaatactttaaatgcttattgtaattaaaagcaGAGAAATAATGTTCGTTtgttaatatgatttttttattattaaatgtcgtttataaacaaatttatatacaaaccaataccaacatacatagatacataattacatacatacatatactatacacttGTACGTTCAACGTTTCTCAACTTGTGTCCTTTAACGTTAATTTTACACATAATACAACGCAAACGTGAGCCACTGTAGGAGAttgaaacaaataatatatgaacGAAACATAAAGTACCACACCACCACACGGTGGTAcccaaacaaaaaccaaatagcTATAAGACAAATCCATCAGAAGCATCAGCCAACCGCCATACAAACATgcaaatattcatacatatatacaaacacatacccACAAAGATCCTGTCTGCGTCCTTCAGATCCCAAATCACCCAAACCCAATTCCTTTCAGACTCACACCCGCACAAACACTTTCATACTACAAGGTCTCCATACACTCTCACAGCACCCCAAGTCCACCTGTCCATCTCCAATAAACTACTCACACAAACATCaagctactactactactacaatTACTACTGCATACTATATAGCATTATGGAAATATTGAATTCttacaataaaaacataacaactgtaatcgaaacaaaaaaatagaatgtCGTGTCTCTTATTGTTTTCCTAAGTGAATTATGTGTGTACAACTCCGAGCTACATGTTCTTAGAATACAAACATAACCATAGACATAAGCCATAGTCCATAGACCATAGAAAGGAAGAGCCAATAAGCcgataaaatatgaaaagagcAAAGTGGGCAGTGTACtggtttttaatataattgccGCAAGACTCTCCTAAGTCATAACAATAACTAAGAATCTATAATAACCATAGCtccaataaaataaactaaatgaaGATTACCGCAATAGAAATATAGTACTCTTAGCCATAAACAGTGACAGCCCGAAGTTAGTGCTTATTATAAAAAGCATGGCTTCTTATTTAAACAGAATCATTTTTTCCGTGAGGACCGATGAGCGCATTGCtgcttttattttcgaaattgtgAATTGGTATGTCTCAAATTGCAATGTGTTTTCATTGTGATCCCGAAGTGTTATTTAAAGAGTGAGGATGAGAAATTCCTCAAAGCAGCAAAGTAGGGAGGAGGGAGCGTTTAAGATGAAAACAAGTCAAAATATAAAGATTAAGAGAGCTTAAAATAAAACTTGGAAATTTGCTTAAGCACACATCATTGCTTATTGATCAGCTGCACAAAGCATTGAACGGCCTCAGATATAGACTCACTCTCTTCTGTGCGCTTTTACTCTCCCATTTTGGCATTGCCACAAGCAATCGAATCTCCCTCTCTCTCCTCCCCCGACGCCATTCGGTTGAACAACGAGTTAGAAGATCTTCTTCCTGAGTTATATTAGACCAAGGTCACATCACGAAAACActgactacatacatacatacatatttacgttatCACTTgtgctaaaaaatatatacacgcaCACAGGAACACATACTACACACGATAAAGTTGAATGGCACTACAAAGTGCAAAGAAAACAAAGTATTTATAGCAAAACTGAGAAGAACATTGACTTAACAACAAAGCGACaaagtattttcgtaaaaagttgCAATATAGAGAAGAAGGAAGAGCAGTAGAGAACGGAAATTTAtcgaattattattttgaataaaaatccaACTGTGAAAAAACGTATAAAATGGAGCGTTTGTTTTGAGCTTTCTTTCGGCTAGACTGTGTATGACATGAGTCTCATCTTTTGGAGCGATGAGAGGTGGTATTGCTAAGCTTCCAGTATTCTTATCTTACATCCCTTTCGGTTACGCTAACAGCGCTATACTACCGCTCACAAAATCTCAACTATtcatatcatacatacatatgtatatacatacaaatatttaagtaaacatacacatacatatgtatataataattactGTTAAAACAAGGTAAGACTTCGCTGTGAGCGCCTGACCCCGCCTCTGGCTGCCGCGCTCTCTTTGCACCTCGATCTCTCCGTTCTAAGCACGCAATGTATCGTTGCGGTGCATCGCCTTCAGCAATCATATCTGTATTCATACCACAGGCCACGTATCAGAGGGTTAGTGCGGTCTTGCCAACTATGAATGCTGACTAATGTGTTAATGTAgatcaatatttaattaatatgaaTTTTGCACTAATCACTTGGTACTGGTACTACGAATAAGGATCAAAGAGTTATTATCTTAACTACTAACTGCAGCCTACCTTGAAATAAAATCACTAATACCAAGGAAACCGCAGTCGCAACACCGGGTTCGACAAGTTGGCTTGGTGTGTGGTATCATATTTTATaagtaaacatatacatatcatCGTAGCTAGTTAACATAAATGTCGCTCTGTATCGTGTACCCACATGTGACCCAATCTGTTCCGTTTGGGCTACGATCGTTTCACCAGCGGTGCTTATGCGCAAATTTCTGCtcacagatatatgtatgttcgttgtttttgtaataactgCATCCCAAAAAAGTGTACGTAAGCCATTCATGCAATTTTTCCTTATTCTTTGGTTTGTTTGtggaacaatttttatttttcagttcaATTTTGAAAGGGTACACGTCACCATAGCGTGTGcattatgcacacacacacatttacatataagcatatatgGATACATGTTATACTCGATTATTAATTGTAGCTGTAAGTGTTTAGGTACAGTTACGCAATAAGCGCATAACCGAAATCATCCGCCAACTTGCCATCGTTTTCTCGTTTCACGTTTTCCGTTTTGGTCAATTTTTGCTATACATTTACCGTTGTTCAAtcatttaagtatatacataagtatctgGATTATATGGTACCACtctacacacacacccacacatacttATCTACTATGAGTACGCTCACCTACTTTAATGTCTATTATCGCATATACtactatatactacatacatacacatacatatacacgtcTACTATGAGTATATGAGTACCATATACCAAATATCTGAATAAGAATTgttatttaagttcatttgcgTGATTTGAATgattatttgcatttatatgTTAATCGGTACAAACCAAAAATCCTTAACTTACAAAAATTCCAGGACATTCGCCTAAGAAACTCTTCTCATGTCATCTGTGTGGTAAGCTTCTATGTTCGAAAGCCTCGCTCAAGCGTCACATCGCCGACAAGCACGCCGTGCGCCAAGAGGAGTACCGCTGCATCATCTGCGAGCGCGTGTATTGCTCGCGCAACTCCCTGATGacacacatttacacatacCACAAATCGCGCCCCGGCGAAATGGAGATGAAGGACATCAAGCTCTATCACCCCTTCAACTCGTCGATCTGAAACGCGATGCGCAATTTGTATAATTGCAATTTGCCATCCGTAACAATCGCCGCAATGCCAATAGCGTtcaaaccaaaaccaaaaccaacacaaacaccaacaacaaccacactaGCAAAGCCAATGGATGAAAGCACAAAAAGCTCGCATGCTCAAGCCGCACGGGAGACTAGCCCGATTGCCAGCAAACAGATGAACACATTGGCTCAGCTGCCCAAATGTGATgagaagcagcagcaacaacaacaataccaatatcacttacaacaacaacaacagcagcagcaccatcaacaacaacactaccTCTATACTGAGTACCAGCAATGGCGGCATGGTGACTCAgtacaacaaatgcaacaaccaCACTCTCGCCAAGACGACGCATTCCACTTGCAGAATCTCATCAAACAACGACAAATAATGACCTTGTACGACTACTACATGTACCAACGCCACCCGTCGCCACCGATGCCGACGCAGGCCAAAGCTTTAGGTTCGGGTCTCGACTTGCGTGCCGAGTACGGACGAGTGGCTCGACTATAGCGACAAAAAACGTAGATTTAGaaacttacaaaaacaatataacaaTAACATTAAAGCAATGCCATAACGTAGTGATAACTGTAAACCTTAGAAGTTAGCGACATACACACATTGACACAACTGCAGGaaagtatacacatacatacataccccctgtatgtatgtatatagattagCGAAGAATTCACAATTTAAGCATtagcaattatatatacatacacacacatatggatatacatacatataaggaagttagcataatttttcttataagaTTCTCAACTCAGCTCTCTAGCAACTTAAAACGATAACTGCTCAACTATTtacaatacttacatacatacagacatacgtGTATATGTTGGAAGCACAAATCATTTTTAGGTTAGGTGTACAATATTAGGTGCATACTTGTAGGAGCTCAAGCATATACAAACGCATATACACATAGGTTTACTTgcaacatgcatacaaacaaatgtatatacatatatatagctgcAAACCTTTATATTTACGCAGCATATAATTAGAAACCGCATACGTACTCGTTCTACATCGCACGACTTTTTCGTGCGGGACTTTTATTCTAAATGACCACCGTATCTCACAACTACCCACTGTGGCCTTCTATTGTGTCTAccacacgcacacgcacgcaTTCGGAGCGTGTATGTGCGCGTGC contains:
- the LOC126758103 gene encoding alpha-protein kinase 1-like; protein product: MRNLYNCNLPSVTIAAMPIAFKPKPKPTQTPTTTTLAKPMDESTKSSHAQAARETSPIASKQMNTLAQLPKCDEKQQQQQQYQYHLQQQQQQQHHQQQHYLYTEYQQWRHGDSVQQMQQPHSRQDDAFHLQNLIKQRQIMTLYDYYMYQRHPSPPMPTQAKALGSGLDLRAEYGRVARL